Proteins from a single region of Bacteroidota bacterium:
- a CDS encoding SpoIIE family protein phosphatase codes for MFQGLKNSFASPALVLLLFFILPRTYAQHLNFENFTSEQGLSDKQVLSIGQDRQGYMLFGTYKGGITRYNGLGFEKITDKDGLPSNLEYSISAFNDENLIIGTDKGLSIYNGKRFKNYSENNGLPDESVFNVLVDSKKTVWIATGRGVGIYSENKFSLFDTDTALNNSIVFNIYEDSKSNIWFCTAYNGLFRYNGQSVTRYNSQNGLNCDAVYSIIEVAPDVYWILTENNLFELKNGKVERVDIRSLNGGAYYYCSLKDKRDGSVWIGTDQGVLKYYKGKFSLYTTKNGLVNDVIWKIFQDRENNLWFASKENGVSKLSSERFLSIRKGQGLPKDEIKGILVNGRKLIVLTPSAISELENYKVTKNLIPSAKLLLGDLTSLALDNKTIWLASEYGMKKMVEGRVDTLPTEMENKNFIKCYSVIVDSKNTIWLGTFGGLATLVNDKIVPYTRFELNTPVKTLHEDKKGRIWIGTNYGLYLLTENMLQHFTVKEGVPERIVQTITEDKNGAIYVGTDAGLFIRKSNERSFIKISDKNRLSLNDITSVAVDNKGYLWAGTTNGLNRIKMENDSVAGVKYYGVVDGFTGESCTDGVMLVDSSGHLLVGTNNGLMIYQPEFDFDNRQEPLTQITGVKINNTENDWRFYMDSVKGTDRSKPLVLSYVKNNFIFSFIGVSLTAPEKVKYQYMLAGFDEKYRSTTQPQVAYNNLDPGTYEFLVKACNNDGLWNKEPVSFKFEIKPPFYQTWWFYSICILIVIGGIFSYIKIKRSNIQILKQQAIIQSKNRELEKANDEIAQYNKNITDSITYAKRIQEAILPAHKRIRQHLKDFFILYKPKDIVSGDFYWFDHFNHKAMIAAVDCTGHGVPGALVSMVGHNGLTRVINEFALTQPAAILDKLNELVEETLRQNDKTAVKDGMDMSIVTIDDTAKKLQFAGANNGVYLLRKKGLKLIDNFIELKPVITGENYNLFEIKPDKQPIGSELESSKKFTNHIIDVEQGDFVYLFTDGYADQFGGPKGKKFLYKPFKQLLLQVCELPMSDQKKAIASSFKNWKGSLEQVDDVCIIGIRLG; via the coding sequence ATGTTCCAAGGCCTTAAAAATAGTTTTGCAAGTCCCGCTTTAGTACTGCTGCTTTTTTTTATACTCCCGCGCACATATGCACAGCACCTGAACTTTGAGAACTTTACTTCAGAGCAGGGTTTATCTGATAAGCAGGTATTGTCAATTGGCCAGGACAGGCAGGGTTATATGCTATTTGGCACTTACAAGGGTGGTATTACGAGGTACAATGGATTGGGGTTTGAAAAAATAACGGATAAGGACGGATTGCCTTCTAACTTGGAATACAGCATCAGTGCTTTCAATGATGAGAATCTTATAATTGGTACTGATAAAGGTTTATCCATTTACAATGGTAAGAGGTTTAAAAATTATTCGGAAAATAACGGACTCCCCGATGAATCGGTATTCAATGTACTGGTCGATTCAAAGAAAACAGTGTGGATAGCTACGGGTAGAGGGGTGGGGATTTACAGCGAGAATAAATTTTCGTTGTTCGATACTGATACTGCACTTAATAATTCGATCGTATTTAATATTTACGAGGACAGCAAAAGCAATATTTGGTTTTGCACCGCGTATAATGGCTTATTCAGATATAATGGACAATCTGTTACGCGATATAATTCCCAAAATGGTTTGAATTGTGATGCTGTTTATTCGATCATTGAAGTTGCGCCGGATGTGTATTGGATATTGACTGAGAACAACCTCTTTGAACTCAAAAATGGTAAAGTCGAAAGGGTTGATATCAGGTCATTGAACGGCGGAGCTTATTATTATTGTTCGTTAAAGGATAAAAGAGACGGCTCTGTTTGGATAGGGACCGATCAGGGTGTTCTTAAATATTACAAAGGGAAATTCAGTTTGTATACTACAAAGAATGGCCTGGTGAATGATGTCATCTGGAAGATCTTCCAGGACAGGGAAAATAATTTATGGTTCGCTTCGAAAGAGAACGGTGTTTCTAAACTCTCTTCCGAACGTTTTTTATCCATCAGGAAGGGCCAGGGTTTGCCAAAGGATGAGATCAAAGGCATTCTTGTGAACGGCAGGAAACTTATTGTTTTAACACCTTCAGCTATTTCAGAATTGGAAAACTATAAAGTGACAAAAAACCTGATCCCGTCCGCCAAACTATTGCTTGGTGACCTCACTTCACTTGCTTTGGATAATAAAACCATTTGGCTAGCCTCTGAGTATGGAATGAAAAAAATGGTTGAAGGCAGGGTCGACACCCTTCCTACAGAAATGGAGAATAAAAACTTTATTAAATGTTACTCTGTAATAGTGGATTCGAAAAATACGATCTGGCTTGGTACGTTTGGCGGTCTCGCTACTTTAGTAAATGATAAAATTGTTCCTTACACAAGATTTGAACTAAACACTCCTGTTAAAACACTTCATGAAGACAAAAAAGGCCGTATATGGATAGGCACCAATTATGGACTGTACCTGTTAACAGAGAATATGCTGCAGCATTTTACTGTTAAAGAAGGTGTGCCTGAAAGAATAGTGCAGACTATTACAGAAGATAAAAATGGTGCCATTTACGTTGGAACCGATGCCGGGCTTTTTATTCGAAAAAGTAACGAACGGAGTTTCATCAAAATATCTGATAAGAACAGGCTTAGTTTAAATGACATTACATCCGTTGCTGTTGACAACAAAGGATACCTGTGGGCCGGCACCACAAATGGATTGAACAGAATAAAAATGGAGAATGATTCTGTTGCAGGCGTTAAGTATTATGGAGTTGTTGACGGTTTTACCGGTGAAAGCTGCACAGACGGTGTAATGCTGGTTGATTCCAGCGGGCATTTACTTGTCGGAACCAATAACGGGCTGATGATTTACCAACCCGAATTCGATTTTGATAACCGACAGGAGCCCCTTACCCAGATCACCGGTGTGAAAATTAATAATACCGAAAACGACTGGCGCTTTTATATGGATTCGGTTAAAGGAACGGACAGATCTAAACCGCTCGTTCTCTCATATGTCAAAAACAATTTTATTTTCAGCTTTATTGGAGTGAGTCTTACGGCTCCCGAAAAAGTAAAATATCAATATATGTTAGCGGGGTTTGATGAAAAGTACCGCTCAACAACTCAACCCCAGGTAGCTTATAATAATTTAGATCCGGGCACATATGAATTCCTGGTCAAGGCCTGTAACAACGACGGGTTGTGGAACAAAGAACCTGTGTCGTTTAAATTTGAGATAAAGCCGCCCTTCTATCAAACCTGGTGGTTCTATTCTATCTGTATTCTTATTGTCATAGGCGGTATTTTCTCCTATATCAAAATAAAGCGTTCGAACATTCAGATATTAAAACAACAGGCGATCATCCAAAGCAAGAACAGGGAACTGGAAAAGGCTAATGATGAGATTGCGCAATACAATAAAAATATCACCGACAGTATAACTTACGCCAAGCGTATACAGGAGGCGATACTCCCCGCTCATAAACGTATACGTCAGCATCTGAAAGATTTTTTCATCCTGTATAAGCCTAAAGATATTGTCAGCGGCGATTTCTATTGGTTCGATCATTTTAATCATAAAGCCATGATTGCGGCTGTCGATTGCACGGGACATGGTGTTCCGGGCGCATTGGTAAGTATGGTCGGGCATAACGGCTTAACACGCGTTATCAATGAGTTTGCGCTTACGCAGCCTGCAGCTATTTTGGATAAGTTGAATGAGTTGGTTGAAGAAACATTGCGCCAGAATGATAAAACCGCGGTAAAAGATGGTATGGACATGAGTATTGTTACTATTGATGATACCGCGAAGAAACTTCAGTTTGCCGGCGCTAATAATGGTGTATACCTCCTGCGTAAAAAAGGATTGAAGCTGATCGATAACTTTATTGAACTTAAACCCGTAATAACCGGAGAGAATTATAATCTCTTTGAAATAAAACCCGATAAACAACCTATCGGAAGCGAGTTGGAAAGCAGTAAAAAATTTACCAATCACATCATTGATGTGGAGCAAGGAGATTTTGTATACCTGTTCACCGATGGTTATGCCGATCAGTTCGGAGGCCCGAAAGGTAAAAAATTTCTGTACAAGCCTTTTAAACAACTGCTGCTGCAGGTTTGTGAGCTACCTATGTCGGATCAAAAAAAGGCAATAGCCAGTTCATTTAAAAACTGGAAGGGCAGCCTTGAGCAGGTGGATGATGTTTGTATTATCGGGATTAGGTTGGGGTAG
- a CDS encoding ATP-binding cassette domain-containing protein, translated as MEPATIIQLNNVSIFQVHNLVLSKVTLNIDKGEFVYLVGKTGSGKSSLLKTLYADLPLTQGEGRIAGFNLKTIKQKEIPYLRRKLGIVFQDFQLLTDRTINDNLLFVLRATGWKNKQQMQERIQSVLDKVGIATKGHKMPHELSGGEQQRVAIARALLNNPEVILADEPTGNLDPETSEGIIKLLLEISRTGCAVIIATHDFIIFKKFPSRSIRCENGEVIDGHVPVIV; from the coding sequence ATGGAACCGGCAACCATAATACAACTTAATAATGTTTCTATTTTCCAGGTGCATAACCTGGTGCTTAGCAAGGTTACTCTCAATATCGATAAAGGAGAGTTTGTTTACCTTGTAGGAAAAACAGGAAGCGGTAAAAGCAGTTTGTTAAAAACGTTATATGCCGATCTGCCTTTGACGCAGGGAGAAGGAAGAATAGCCGGATTTAACCTCAAAACCATTAAGCAAAAGGAAATACCTTACCTGCGCCGTAAGCTTGGCATTGTTTTCCAGGATTTTCAATTACTTACAGACCGTACGATCAATGATAACCTGTTATTTGTTTTAAGAGCAACGGGCTGGAAAAATAAACAGCAAATGCAGGAGCGCATACAAAGTGTTCTGGATAAAGTAGGGATTGCTACTAAAGGGCATAAAATGCCGCACGAATTATCCGGTGGTGAGCAGCAGCGTGTCGCTATTGCACGTGCTTTATTGAACAACCCCGAAGTGATCCTCGCTGATGAGCCAACCGGAAATCTTGATCCCGAAACATCCGAAGGAATTATTAAGCTCCTGCTTGAAATCAGCCGTACCGGCTGTGCTGTTATTATTGCTACGCACGATTTCATCATTTTCAAAAAATTCCCTTCCCGATCCATTCGTTGTGAGAACGGAGAGGTAATTGATGGTCATGTGCCCGTGATCGTCTGA
- a CDS encoding tetratricopeptide repeat protein, whose amino-acid sequence MVKLRGIVLILAVWGGAGLLFAQKTTAFIHEDANYKTAVQLYENQKYGAAQKYFYKTITSYKDPNSLVRIDAEYYAAICAIELFNKDAELLLKQFIALHPESPHKRKAYFNLGKYNYRKKKFKTAIEYFWAVDVYDLTGEEKAELYFKRGYSYFELSENDEVEKLDPIMIHTGDAPRKYVASNIENAKADFYQIKDIDTKYTHPANYYYSHISYSQQNYETALQGFLKLTQNADFGPIVPYYITQIYYLQGKYEDAIKFATPLLSDTSNTKRQPEIARIIGEANFRTGKFAESIPFLKQYEKMAGAINRQDKYQLGFAYYKTNDCDNAISYFQEMVDEKDSLTQNAYYHLADCYIRKNNKQGARTAFGFASKLNFDPGIKENALFSYAKLSYELAFNPFGESIRAFQEYIRLYPNSPRIDECYTYLVNVFMTTRNYKEALRSIENIKALKEEMKPAYQKIAYYRAIDFFNNAEMDSAINYFEKAFKYPVEKSINALVYYWKGEAFYRKKDYEKAIDNYKEFILKPGAFSMPEYGNANYSIGYAYFQMKDYTNANLSFRKFVTSTNNATDKLSAKKITDAYVRIGDTYFINKDYSGAADSYGSAISMKAMNADYSLYQQALAFGLLKMNKKKIDNLLKIANNYPKSTYTAATKFELGKTYFQENEYDQSLVYYQKVIDEHPSCSYVNRSLNQVGLIYYNKKQDDKALQVFDKLIRKDRKSEEAEEALPIVKKIYVAKNDIDGLEKYFREVSATIPSSSLDSAAYNIAHNAYMEGDCKQASLNFNKYIVRFVDGIFILDAYFYKAECDYRSGNPDLALGGYNYIIDKNKNVYTEQSLVNAAAINYKQQNYQNALGQYIKLEEVAEYPRNIMDARIGEMRCNYYLKNYDAAITGSNKVITTDKVPAEVINEAHLIIARSAMELKNNELAYSEFQAVANLARGELKAEAKYNIAYLQYARGEYKESKATVFDLVKNESAYPLWMTRALILLSDNYVALKDNFQAKHTLKTVIESSDFPDLVKVAQDKLNAITEAEKAVQTTKITEEPKIEFKENSTEKNKQLFTDPQQQKDQQPK is encoded by the coding sequence ATGGTGAAGTTGCGTGGTATTGTTTTGATTTTAGCCGTTTGGGGGGGGGCAGGGCTTCTGTTCGCCCAAAAAACCACTGCGTTTATTCACGAAGACGCAAATTACAAAACCGCAGTACAGCTTTATGAAAATCAGAAGTATGGGGCTGCTCAAAAATACTTTTACAAAACGATCACGTCGTATAAGGATCCGAATTCGCTGGTAAGAATCGATGCCGAATACTACGCGGCTATATGCGCGATCGAATTATTCAATAAAGACGCAGAGCTACTGCTTAAACAATTTATAGCGCTGCATCCTGAAAGTCCGCATAAGCGCAAAGCGTATTTTAACCTGGGGAAATACAATTACCGTAAAAAGAAATTCAAAACAGCAATTGAATATTTTTGGGCAGTTGATGTATATGACCTTACAGGCGAAGAGAAAGCGGAACTATACTTTAAACGAGGGTACAGCTATTTTGAGCTGAGTGAGAATGACGAGGTGGAAAAACTCGACCCTATAATGATCCATACCGGGGATGCACCTCGTAAATATGTTGCCAGTAATATTGAGAACGCCAAAGCCGATTTTTACCAGATAAAGGATATAGACACCAAATACACTCACCCGGCGAATTATTATTACTCACACATCTCCTACTCGCAGCAGAATTACGAAACCGCCTTGCAAGGATTTCTGAAACTGACACAAAATGCCGACTTCGGCCCCATTGTTCCATATTACATCACACAGATCTATTATTTACAGGGCAAATACGAAGATGCCATTAAATTCGCGACCCCATTACTGAGTGACACAAGCAATACCAAGCGCCAGCCCGAAATTGCGCGTATAATTGGTGAAGCCAACTTCCGTACAGGAAAGTTCGCTGAATCGATTCCTTTTTTAAAACAATACGAAAAAATGGCAGGCGCAATTAACCGACAGGATAAATACCAACTCGGCTTTGCGTATTACAAAACCAATGATTGTGATAACGCTATTTCCTATTTCCAGGAGATGGTGGATGAAAAAGATTCACTTACACAGAATGCCTATTATCACCTGGCTGATTGTTATATAAGAAAGAACAACAAACAAGGTGCCCGCACTGCGTTTGGCTTCGCATCGAAACTGAACTTTGATCCTGGAATCAAGGAAAATGCGTTGTTCAGCTACGCTAAACTAAGCTATGAGCTGGCTTTTAACCCATTTGGCGAGTCCATTCGCGCTTTCCAGGAATACATACGCCTTTATCCCAATTCACCACGTATTGATGAGTGTTATACATACCTGGTAAATGTATTTATGACAACAAGAAATTACAAAGAAGCACTTCGTTCAATTGAAAACATAAAGGCGCTGAAAGAAGAGATGAAACCCGCTTACCAGAAAATAGCCTATTACAGGGCGATCGACTTCTTTAATAACGCGGAGATGGATTCCGCTATAAACTATTTTGAAAAAGCATTCAAATACCCTGTGGAAAAAAGCATTAACGCGCTGGTATATTACTGGAAAGGCGAAGCTTTTTACCGTAAAAAGGATTATGAAAAAGCTATTGATAACTACAAAGAATTTATTCTTAAACCGGGAGCCTTTAGCATGCCGGAGTATGGCAATGCCAACTACAGCATTGGTTACGCTTATTTTCAAATGAAAGATTATACAAATGCCAATCTATCGTTCCGGAAATTTGTTACCTCCACCAATAATGCAACTGATAAATTATCGGCTAAAAAAATAACTGATGCCTATGTCAGAATTGGTGATACCTATTTTATAAATAAGGATTACTCCGGTGCCGCCGATAGTTACGGAAGCGCGATAAGCATGAAAGCGATGAATGCGGATTATTCACTCTATCAACAAGCGCTGGCGTTCGGACTGTTGAAAATGAATAAAAAGAAAATTGACAACTTGCTGAAAATTGCAAACAACTATCCAAAATCGACTTACACAGCGGCTACTAAATTCGAGCTTGGTAAAACTTATTTCCAGGAAAATGAGTACGACCAATCACTGGTGTATTATCAAAAAGTGATCGATGAACATCCGAGCTGTAGTTATGTGAATCGCTCCCTGAACCAAGTTGGTCTTATTTATTACAATAAAAAACAGGACGACAAGGCGCTGCAGGTATTTGATAAATTAATACGTAAGGACAGAAAGTCGGAAGAGGCTGAAGAAGCCCTGCCTATTGTTAAAAAAATATATGTGGCTAAAAATGACATTGATGGACTTGAAAAATACTTCAGGGAAGTGTCGGCCACAATTCCCTCTTCATCGCTTGATTCGGCGGCTTACAACATTGCCCATAATGCCTATATGGAGGGCGATTGCAAACAGGCTTCACTGAATTTTAATAAATACATTGTACGCTTCGTTGACGGAATATTTATTCTTGATGCTTATTTCTATAAAGCGGAATGTGATTACAGGTCCGGCAACCCTGACCTCGCTTTGGGAGGATACAACTACATTATTGACAAGAATAAAAATGTGTATACTGAACAATCGTTGGTGAATGCCGCCGCAATTAACTACAAACAACAGAATTATCAGAATGCACTGGGGCAGTATATTAAACTGGAAGAAGTGGCCGAATACCCCAGGAACATCATGGATGCGCGCATAGGTGAAATGCGCTGCAACTATTACCTGAAAAATTATGATGCCGCTATTACTGGTTCCAATAAAGTCATTACAACCGACAAAGTGCCGGCTGAAGTAATTAATGAAGCGCATTTAATTATAGCGAGAAGTGCGATGGAACTGAAAAACAATGAGCTGGCCTATTCTGAATTCCAGGCTGTAGCTAATCTTGCCAGGGGTGAACTGAAAGCCGAAGCGAAATACAACATCGCCTACCTGCAATATGCACGGGGTGAATACAAAGAATCAAAAGCAACTGTTTTCGACCTGGTAAAAAACGAATCGGCCTATCCCCTGTGGATGACCAGGGCCCTGATATTGCTTTCCGACAACTATGTAGCACTGAAAGATAACTTCCAGGCCAAACACACCCTCAAAACAGTTATTGAAAGCTCCGATTTTCCTGATCTGGTAAAAGTGGCGCAGGATAAGCTGAACGCAATAACCGAAGCCGAAAAAGCTGTGCAAACAACAAAAATAACCGAAGAACCAAAAATTGAATTCAAAGAAAATTCAACTGAAAAAAATAAACAATTGTTTACTGATCCTCAGCAACAAAAGGATCAACAACCGAAGTAA